A genomic window from Etheostoma spectabile isolate EspeVRDwgs_2016 chromosome 13, UIUC_Espe_1.0, whole genome shotgun sequence includes:
- the slc12a9 gene encoding solute carrier family 12 member 9 codes for MSNERTPLITSGVCGLAVRAVACGAESDATPESASETPSKDSRKLNTFFGVMVPTVLSMFSIVLFLRTGFVVGHAGLLQGLLMVIVAYTIISLTILSICAISTNGAIQGGGAYYMISRSLGPEFGGSIGLMFFLAKVFACGEYVLGLVEAILDIFGSDPESSVSEGLRVLPQGYWYTVLYSSVVLLLCLLVCLVGAHIYSRTAFVILLVVTVSLLSIFISSVAVKPRDFVITHKGSDNQTVHYNVSYTGFSAATLRNNLGSGYSLDYSTNSVMSFATVFAVMFTSCTGIMAGANMSGELKTPSVSIPKGTIVAVFYTFTVYVLLFILVSATCDRNLLIQDYGFLQKINIWPPFVTIGIYCAALSAAMCAMIGASRILHALALDHLFGLPLAPAAITSSSGNPWVAVLYTWGLAQCVVFAGQLNAVASLVTVFYLLAYAAVDLACLALEWASAPNFRPTFQLFSWHTCLLGILSCLVMMFVINPVYSSGSIVLLLLLLLFLHYRSPTSSWGYISQALIFHQVRKYLLMLDVRKDHVKFWRPQMLLMVANPRSSCQLILFINQLKKGGLYVLGHVQLGDLDSLPSDPVQQQYNFWLSLVDKLGVKAFVDLTLSLSVRQGTQHLLRITGLGGMKPNTLILGFYDSCTPEDFFLQDSAFCDSSMGQGSEGEYNFGVDLPSLQAHFPPVRHVESPRWLSPEEYVGIISDAIKMNKNVCLARYFFQLEGEDKDSKVDGSERTIDVWPLNLLQPGSRDYEDVCSLFLLQMACVLNMSSKWRHARMRIFLNVETESNDQGWVVNEETFRELLKKLRIRASIKIVPWDSVVQHHVQPDWELPAEPTQALSEDFLSAVNSMLMEHSSQAAVRFLYLPRPSGDRSQSQQYLAQVEAVTNSLGPTLLIHGVTSVTYTDL; via the exons ATGTCGAACGAACGCACCCCTTTGATCACCTCAGGGGTATGTGGTCTGGCTGTGAGAGCAGTGGCGTGCGGCGCGGAGTCGGACGCCACCCCTGAATCTGCCTCCGAGACGCCAAGTAAAGACTCTCGAAAACTAAACACTTTTTTCGGGGTGATGGTGCCGACCGTCCTCTCGATGTTCAGCATTGTGCTGTTCCTGAGAACCG GGTTTGTGGTTGGTCACGCGGGGCTGTTACAGGGTCTATTAATGGTGATTGTAGCCTACACCATTATATCTCTTACAATACTGTCCATCTGTGCCATTTCCACCAACGGTGCTATACAAGGTGGTGGAGCCTACT ACATGATAAGTCGGTCTCTGGGCCCAGAGTTTGGAGGAAGCATTGGTTTGATGTTCTTCCTCGCCAAAGTATTTGCATGTGGAGAGTATGTACTTGGTCTTGTGGAGGCGATACTTGACATATTCGGTTCGGATCCTG AGTCATCTGTTTCCGAGGGGCTGCGGGTGCTTCCTCAGGGTTACTGGTACACAGTGCTGTACTCCTCAGTAGTCCTTCTGCTGTGTCTGCTTGTGTGTCTGGTGGGCGCCCACATCTACTCCCGCACCGCCTTTGTCATCCTGCTGGTGGTCACCGTGTCCTTGCTGTCCATCTTCATCAGTTCTGTGGCAGTCAAACCTCGTGATTTTGTCATCACCCACAAGGGATCTGACAACCAAACTGTCCACTACAACGTCAGCTACACAGGCTTCAGCGCGGCCACTCTGAGGAACAACCTGGGCT CTGGTTACTCTTTGGACTACAGCACCAACTCTGTCATGTCTTTTGCCACCGTGTTTGCCGTCATGTTCACCAGCTGCACCGGGATTATGGCCGGAGCCAACATGTCAG GGGAGCTGAAGACACCGAGTGTTTCCATCCCTAAAGGCACAATCGTAGCCgtcttttacacttttacagtctatgtcctcctcttcatcttGGTCAGCGCCACATGTGACAG aaaCCTGTTGATTCAGGATTATGGGTTCCTCCAGAAAATAAACATCTGGCCACCGTTTGTCACCATCGGGATATACTGTGCTGCTCTGTCAGCTGCAATGTGTGCTATGATTGGAGCGTCCCGTATCCTCCACGCTCTTGCTCTGGATCACCTCTTTG GTTTGCCATTAGCTCCGGCTGCCATCACATCCAGTTCGGGAAATCCGTGGGTGGCAGTGCTGTACACCTGGGGTCTGGCACAA tgtgtagTGTTTGCAGGACAGCTTAATGCCGTAGCAAGTTTGGTGACTGTTTTTTACTTGCTTGCCTACGCTGCGGTTGACCTGGCCTGTTTGGCTCTAGAGTGGGCATCGGCACCAAATTTCAG ACCGACCTTCCAGCTCTTCTCCTGGCACACCTGCCTGCTGGGCATCCTGAGCTGTTTAGTGATGATGTTCGTCATTAACCCTGTGTACTCCTCAGGCAGCATCGTTCTCCTGTTACTGCTGCTGCTTTTCCTCCATTACAGATCGCCCACCAGCAGCTGGGGCTACATCAGCCAGGCTCTCATTTTCCATCAG GTGCGCAAGTATCTGTTGATGCTGGATGTGAGGAAAGACCATGTGAAGTTCTGGAGGCCGCAGATGTTGTTAATGGTGGCCAACCCTCGCTCCTCCTGTCAGCTCATCCTGTTCATCAACCAGCTGAAGAAGGGAGGACTGTATGTGTTGGGCCACGTGCAGCTGGGAGATCTGG ACTCCCTGCCATCTGACCCAGTCCAGCAGCAGTACAACTTCTGGTTGAGCCTAGTTGATAAACTCGGGGTGAAGGCCTTTGTAGACCTGacgctgtctctgtctgtcagaCAGGGAACACAGCATCTGCTGCGCATCACAGGCCTAG GTGGCATGAAGCCCAACACGTTGATTTTGGGTTTCTATGACAGCTGTACTCCGGAGGACTTCTTCCTACAAGATTCTGCGTTCTGTGACTCTTCGATGGGTCAAGGGAGTGAGGGCGAATATAATTTCGGGGTTGATCTGCCCTCATTACAGGCACATTTCCCCCCAGTCCGACATGTGGAGAGCCCACGCTGGCTATCACCAGAGGAGTATGTAGGGATCATTTCTGACGCCATTAAAATGAACAAGAATGTGTGCCTCGCCCGCTATTTCTTCCAGTTAGAGGGAGAGGATAAAGATAGCAAGGTGGACGGGTCAGAACGGACAATAGATGTGTGGCCTCTCAACCTGCTCCAGCCAGGCAGCCGTGATTACGAGGACGTGTGCAGCCTCTTCCTGCTGCAGATGGCGTGCGTGCTCAACATGTCCAGCAAATGGCGCCATGCAAGAATGAGAATCTTCCTGAATGTGGAGACTGAGTCCAACGACCAGGGCTGGGTGGTTAACGAAGAGACGTTCCGAGAGTTGCTGAAGAAGCTGAGGATCAGGGCGTCGATAAAGATTGTTCCGTGGGACTCTGTGGTGCAGCACCACGTTCAGCCAGATTGGGAGCTCCCTGCAGAGCCAACGCAAGCTCTGTCTGAGGACTTCCTGTCCGCGGTGAACAGTATGTTGATGGAGCACAGCTCGCAAGCCGCTGTTCGCTTCCTGTATTTACCTCGACCCTCTGGTGACCGCAGCCAGTCACAGCAGTACTTAGCTCAGGTGGAAGCAGTGACCAATAGTTTGGGGCCAACGCTTCTGATTCACGGTGTCACCTCAGTCACGTACACTGATCTGTGA